The Zeimonas sediminis genome window below encodes:
- a CDS encoding pilus assembly protein TadG-related protein — translation MNARAMSFACVARLPERQSGQALVLGLVLLFAAVLGLFFLFSTGQALGTRQRLDNAADAAAWSAALWRARVLNFHAYSNRAIVAQEVAVAQAVTMTSWAKYFERFTANASVLAAAYPPVATVISAAASIAANAREMTERAASDEIGWRADPLTGYKQLLLRSQALLHRSADTFGMGAVANEIARANDPRFFAFAMTDAGGYERFTRRWDTDADRERLQKVVLDALDPFTSGPRGLDLRLLLMPSSCAGTTLDFDKWFHWYRKRGGTVMSSLDRWESADTGSIHDWRRRGFIFGSCRDRESIQLGWGAAEATNDDPVQWLLAYPGDADDNGGAALLAAFGISGRGYRGFHDYDGIARVRDLNYSALDNPRFPVTRVAVLARVEGNTVRTANALNLGTGRLRLFERYAGGRIWSLSAAETYFRRPPGAPERIEYASLYSPYWQVRLVEPSGAERAAAAAYVR, via the coding sequence ATGAACGCCCGAGCCATGTCCTTCGCCTGCGTCGCACGCTTGCCGGAACGGCAGAGCGGCCAGGCACTGGTCCTCGGACTGGTGCTGCTCTTCGCCGCGGTGCTCGGGCTGTTCTTCCTGTTCTCCACCGGGCAGGCGCTCGGCACGCGCCAGCGGCTCGACAACGCGGCCGACGCAGCCGCCTGGAGCGCCGCGCTGTGGCGGGCGCGGGTGCTGAACTTCCACGCCTACTCGAACCGCGCGATCGTCGCCCAGGAGGTCGCTGTGGCCCAGGCGGTCACCATGACCTCCTGGGCCAAGTACTTCGAGCGCTTCACCGCCAACGCCAGCGTGTTGGCCGCGGCCTATCCGCCGGTGGCCACGGTGATCTCCGCGGCGGCGTCGATTGCGGCCAACGCGCGCGAAATGACCGAGCGTGCGGCTTCCGACGAAATCGGCTGGCGCGCCGATCCGCTGACCGGCTACAAGCAGCTGCTGCTGCGCAGCCAGGCGCTGCTGCACCGCTCGGCCGATACCTTCGGCATGGGCGCGGTCGCCAACGAGATCGCTCGCGCCAACGATCCGCGCTTCTTCGCGTTCGCGATGACCGATGCCGGCGGCTACGAGCGCTTCACCCGCCGCTGGGACACCGACGCCGATCGCGAGCGCCTGCAGAAAGTGGTGCTCGACGCGCTCGATCCGTTCACTTCGGGCCCGCGCGGGCTCGACCTGCGGCTGCTGCTGATGCCGTCCAGCTGCGCAGGCACCACGCTGGACTTCGACAAGTGGTTCCACTGGTACCGCAAGCGCGGCGGCACGGTGATGAGCAGCCTGGATCGCTGGGAGTCAGCGGACACCGGCTCGATCCACGACTGGCGCCGCCGCGGCTTCATCTTCGGCAGCTGCCGCGACCGCGAGAGCATCCAGCTCGGCTGGGGGGCGGCCGAGGCCACCAATGACGACCCGGTCCAGTGGCTGCTCGCCTATCCCGGCGACGCCGACGACAACGGCGGCGCCGCGTTGCTGGCCGCCTTCGGCATCTCGGGCCGCGGCTATCGTGGCTTTCACGATTACGACGGCATCGCACGGGTGCGCGACCTGAACTACTCGGCGCTCGACAACCCGCGATTCCCGGTCACGCGGGTTGCGGTGCTGGCCCGCGTCGAAGGCAACACGGTGCGCACCGCCAATGCGCTGAACCTCGGCACCGGCCGGCTGCGGCTGTTCGAGCGCTACGCGGGCGGCCGGATCTGGTCGCTGTCCGCGGCCGAGACCTATTTCCGCAGGCCGCCCGGCGCGCCCGAGCGCATCGAGTACGCGAGCCTGTACAGCCCGTACTGGCAGGTCCGGCTGGTGGAACCTTCTGGCGCGGAACGCGCGGCGGCGGCGGCCTATGTGCGCTGA
- a CDS encoding pilus assembly protein, with the protein MHQIPNHGRSRRQRGQGMTEYIVVVALIAVAAIGIYTLFGQTLRNQTAGLALEMSGQDANAAIAGAQANANTAANNANQRKGLDNYNLGNR; encoded by the coding sequence ATGCATCAAATCCCGAACCACGGCCGGTCCCGCCGCCAGCGCGGCCAGGGCATGACCGAATACATCGTCGTCGTCGCGCTGATCGCGGTCGCGGCGATCGGCATCTACACGCTGTTCGGCCAGACGCTGCGCAACCAGACCGCCGGCCTCGCGCTCGAGATGTCCGGGCAGGACGCGAACGCCGCGATCGCCGGCGCGCAGGCGAACGCCAACACCGCGGCCAACAACGCGAACCAGCGCAAGGGGCTGGACAACTACAACCTCGGCAATCGCTGA
- the aceA gene encoding isocitrate lyase, translated as MSSRELEAQKLQKEWSENPRWRGIKRGYTAEDVIRLRGSLQVEHTLARRGSEKLWKLLNDEPFVNTLGALTGNQAMQQVKAGLKGIYLSGWQVAGDANLAGEMYPDQSLYPANSVPQVVKRINNTLTRADQIQWMEGKNPGDAGYIDYFAPIVADAEAGFGGVLNAFELMKAMIEAGAAGVHFEDQLASAKKCGHMGGKVLVPTREAVAKLVSARLAADVMGVPTLLLARTDAEAADLVTSDVDETDRPFLTGERTVEGFFRSKNGFDQAVSRGLAYAPYADLIWCETGTPDLEFARKFAEAIHKQFPGKMLAYNCSPSFNWKKNIDEATIAKFQRELGAMGYKFQFITLAGFHALNYSMFNLAYGYARNQMSAFVELQEAEFAAADKGFTAVKHQREVGTGYFDAVTTTVEREASTAALKGSTEDEQFFEDKAVAKKAA; from the coding sequence ATGTCGTCCCGAGAGCTGGAAGCGCAGAAACTGCAAAAGGAATGGTCCGAGAACCCGCGCTGGCGCGGCATCAAGCGCGGCTACACCGCCGAAGACGTGATCCGCCTGCGCGGCTCGCTGCAGGTCGAGCACACGCTGGCCCGCCGCGGCTCCGAGAAGCTCTGGAAGCTGCTCAATGACGAGCCCTTCGTCAACACGCTGGGCGCGCTGACCGGCAACCAGGCGATGCAGCAGGTCAAGGCCGGCCTGAAGGGCATCTACCTGTCGGGCTGGCAGGTGGCGGGCGACGCCAACCTGGCCGGCGAGATGTACCCGGACCAGTCGCTGTACCCGGCCAACTCGGTGCCGCAGGTGGTCAAGCGCATCAACAACACGCTGACCCGCGCCGACCAGATCCAGTGGATGGAAGGCAAGAACCCGGGCGACGCCGGCTACATCGACTACTTCGCGCCGATCGTGGCCGATGCCGAGGCCGGCTTCGGCGGCGTGCTGAACGCCTTCGAACTGATGAAGGCGATGATCGAGGCCGGCGCCGCCGGCGTGCACTTCGAGGACCAGCTCGCGTCGGCCAAGAAGTGCGGCCACATGGGCGGCAAGGTGCTGGTGCCGACCCGCGAGGCGGTCGCCAAGCTGGTGTCGGCCCGCCTGGCCGCCGACGTGATGGGCGTGCCCACGCTGCTGCTGGCCCGTACCGACGCCGAGGCCGCCGATCTGGTCACTTCCGATGTCGACGAGACCGATCGCCCGTTCCTGACCGGCGAGCGCACCGTGGAGGGCTTCTTCCGCTCGAAGAACGGCTTCGACCAGGCGGTCTCGCGCGGCCTGGCCTACGCGCCCTACGCCGACCTGATCTGGTGCGAGACCGGCACGCCCGACCTCGAATTCGCGCGCAAGTTCGCCGAGGCGATCCACAAGCAGTTCCCGGGCAAGATGCTCGCCTACAACTGCTCGCCCTCGTTCAACTGGAAGAAGAACATCGACGAGGCCACGATCGCGAAGTTCCAGCGCGAGCTGGGCGCGATGGGCTACAAGTTCCAGTTCATCACGCTGGCCGGCTTCCACGCGCTGAACTACTCGATGTTCAACCTGGCCTACGGCTACGCGCGCAACCAGATGAGCGCCTTCGTGGAGCTGCAGGAGGCCGAGTTCGCCGCTGCGGACAAGGGCTTCACCGCGGTCAAGCACCAGCGCGAGGTCGGCACCGGCTACTTCGACGCGGTGACCACCACCGTGGAGCGCGAGGCCTCGACCGCCGCGCTGAAGGGCTCGACCGAGGACGAGCAGTTCTTCGAGGACAAGGCGGTCGCCAAGAAGGCTGCCTGA
- a CDS encoding response regulator has product MERKKNPVRVVLADDHYVVRSGIRALLESMDGLEIAGEASNGRELIEIVERTSPELVITDLSMPEMDGMKAIAELRARHPKLKILAISMYDTPDFVQGALRNGANGYVMKDATPTELGFAVQSVLAGESYLSPKVSGQLVESLRGDRGTDIPLTDRQRQVLVMIARGYSTKEIAFELGLSPKTVEVHRARLMERLGISDVAGLTLYAVRKRLVDPENPQ; this is encoded by the coding sequence ATGGAAAGAAAGAAGAACCCGGTTCGCGTCGTGCTGGCCGATGACCACTATGTCGTGCGATCGGGCATCCGCGCGCTGCTGGAGTCGATGGACGGGCTCGAGATCGCCGGCGAGGCGTCGAACGGCCGCGAGCTGATCGAGATCGTCGAGCGCACGTCGCCGGAGCTCGTGATCACCGACTTGTCGATGCCCGAGATGGACGGCATGAAGGCGATCGCCGAGCTGCGCGCGCGGCACCCGAAGCTGAAGATCCTGGCGATCTCGATGTACGACACGCCCGATTTCGTGCAGGGGGCCCTGCGCAACGGCGCGAACGGCTACGTGATGAAGGACGCCACCCCGACAGAGCTCGGTTTCGCGGTGCAGAGCGTGCTGGCGGGCGAGAGCTACCTGAGCCCGAAAGTCTCGGGGCAGCTGGTCGAGAGCCTGCGCGGCGACCGCGGCACCGACATCCCGCTCACCGACCGGCAGCGACAAGTGCTGGTGATGATCGCCCGCGGCTATTCCACCAAGGAGATCGCCTTCGAACTGGGCCTGAGTCCCAAGACGGTCGAGGTGCACCGGGCACGGCTGATGGAGCGGCTCGGGATCTCCGATGTGGCGGGCCTCACGCTCTACGCGGTGCGCAAGCGGCTGGTCGACCCCGAGAACCCGCAGTGA
- a CDS encoding histidine kinase, with protein MSIERPLKLLCVEDSPDDVELIRLAMIRHGMSFRLEAVSEEAPFRAALERDPDLVLCDYSLPMFSPLRALELIEESRPGLPLIVVTRAIGEEAAVAVLRAGARDYHLKERLNLLGPAIERVMRERRLEAERRRAQMAVADAYRRLSRVSARIVDAQERERALIARELHDELGQTMTGIVLHLHAVRRARLPDGAAASVDTALALAQDAVEQVRRMSFMLRPPQLDLLGLSAAVRSTVERQLGAAGVQGGVEVFGAEPREAAPCWIAAFRIVQEAVTNALRHSRASRVVVRLRFVAGGRLVVTVGDDGQGFDVPGVLAGGVRDENFGLAGMVERAEMAGGHLRIRAKRALGTVVRAVFEPSRI; from the coding sequence ATGTCCATTGAGCGGCCGCTGAAGCTGCTCTGCGTCGAGGACAGTCCCGACGACGTCGAGCTGATCCGGCTGGCCATGATCCGCCACGGCATGTCCTTCCGGCTGGAGGCGGTTTCCGAGGAAGCGCCCTTTCGCGCGGCCCTCGAGCGCGACCCCGACCTCGTGCTCTGCGACTATTCCCTGCCGATGTTCTCGCCGCTGCGGGCACTGGAGCTGATCGAGGAGAGCAGGCCGGGCCTGCCGCTGATCGTGGTCACCCGGGCGATCGGCGAGGAGGCCGCGGTGGCGGTGCTGCGCGCCGGCGCGCGCGACTACCACCTGAAGGAGCGGCTCAACCTGCTCGGCCCGGCGATCGAGCGCGTGATGCGCGAGCGCCGGCTCGAGGCGGAGCGGCGCCGCGCGCAAATGGCGGTGGCCGACGCGTATCGACGGCTGTCGCGGGTGTCGGCGCGGATCGTCGACGCGCAGGAGCGCGAGCGCGCGCTGATCGCGCGCGAGCTGCACGACGAGCTCGGCCAGACGATGACCGGCATCGTGCTGCACCTGCACGCGGTGCGTCGCGCGCGCCTGCCCGACGGAGCGGCCGCGTCGGTGGACACGGCGCTCGCACTGGCGCAGGATGCAGTCGAGCAGGTGCGCCGCATGTCCTTCATGTTGCGGCCGCCGCAGCTGGACCTGCTCGGCCTTTCGGCCGCGGTGCGAAGCACCGTCGAACGGCAGCTCGGCGCGGCAGGCGTCCAGGGCGGGGTCGAGGTGTTCGGAGCCGAGCCCCGGGAAGCCGCGCCTTGCTGGATCGCCGCCTTCCGGATCGTCCAGGAGGCGGTCACCAACGCGTTGCGGCATTCGCGTGCGAGCCGGGTCGTCGTGCGCCTGCGATTCGTGGCCGGCGGACGGCTAGTGGTCACGGTGGGTGACGACGGCCAGGGCTTCGACGTCCCCGGTGTGCTGGCCGGCGGCGTGCGCGACGAGAATTTCGGGCTCGCCGGCATGGTCGAGCGGGCCGAGATGGCGGGCGGACACTTGCGGATCCGGGCGAAGAGGGCGCTCGGCACCGTGGTTCGTGCCGTGTTCGAACCCTCGCGAATCTGA
- a CDS encoding response regulator, giving the protein MSYILVVDDDADHRELIRLVMGPAYRGMPVRLAGSGEDALRVIEREGVPRLALVDVEMPGLDGEGTVKRIREQDEARALPIVMLSTSDDADDIRACLQAGANSYVRKPMALSEWGRTIGAVADYWLLMDSSSKLRADVH; this is encoded by the coding sequence ATGAGCTACATACTCGTGGTGGATGACGACGCGGATCATCGGGAGCTGATCCGGCTGGTGATGGGGCCCGCGTACCGGGGCATGCCGGTGCGACTGGCCGGCTCGGGCGAGGACGCGCTGCGCGTGATCGAGCGCGAAGGCGTGCCGCGCCTCGCGCTGGTCGACGTCGAGATGCCCGGCCTGGACGGCGAGGGCACGGTCAAGCGTATCCGCGAACAGGACGAGGCCCGCGCGCTGCCGATCGTGATGCTGTCCACCTCCGACGATGCCGACGACATCCGGGCCTGCCTGCAGGCGGGCGCGAACTCGTACGTGCGCAAGCCGATGGCGCTGTCCGAATGGGGACGCACGATCGGCGCCGTCGCCGACTACTGGCTGCTGATGGACTCCTCGTCGAAGCTCCGTGCCGATGTCCATTGA
- a CDS encoding DUF4124 domain-containing protein — protein MTPIPEPARLRSAALAALGGTAVLWGGIAAAAQPPAPQSQVAAPAAQVVYRCETKGGKVQFSDAPCPAGSRASAWSRPAAAPGIVATGGARPGPAPHTVLAGQPEPVLAGPSEPWVVCRQRGGEFDAAARVCRLPPDTVQHMFLAD, from the coding sequence ATGACACCGATTCCCGAACCCGCCCGTTTGCGCTCGGCCGCGCTGGCCGCCCTCGGCGGCACCGCGGTGCTGTGGGGCGGCATCGCGGCTGCCGCCCAGCCGCCGGCACCGCAGAGCCAGGTCGCCGCGCCTGCCGCGCAAGTCGTGTACCGCTGCGAAACGAAGGGCGGCAAGGTCCAGTTTTCCGACGCGCCCTGCCCGGCCGGCTCGCGCGCCAGCGCATGGTCGCGGCCTGCCGCCGCGCCGGGCATCGTTGCCACCGGCGGCGCGCGCCCGGGGCCCGCGCCGCACACGGTGCTGGCGGGCCAGCCCGAGCCGGTGCTGGCCGGCCCGAGCGAACCCTGGGTCGTCTGCCGGCAGCGCGGCGGCGAATTCGACGCGGCCGCGCGCGTCTGCCGGCTGCCCCCCGACACGGTCCAGCACATGTTCCTGGCCGACTGA